Proteins from a single region of Apium graveolens cultivar Ventura chromosome 7, ASM990537v1, whole genome shotgun sequence:
- the LOC141671842 gene encoding plasma membrane-associated cation-binding protein 1 gives MGYWQTKVVPRIKKVFEKNSAKKTAAAEACKSFDESKEDYSKVFEEKKAEFEAKVTELYEKLAAEIKALIKEPKPAGLKKHSAAVDKFLEELSSFEFPGSKPAYEASTKYGATYVSGPIFYVFEKVSTYVVVEEKKEEEVPAAEAPPAATTTEETSGTEKEKEIAVEEEKKEVAAEAVAEPEKTTEAAPAEPPKAEECAPAEPPKP, from the exons ATGGGTTATTGGCAAACAAAGGTAGTACCAAGAATtaagaaggtttttgagaagaacaGTGCTAAGAAGACTGCTGCTGCTGAAGCTTGCAAGTCTTTTGATGAATCCAAG GAGGATTACAGCAAGGTGTTTGAGGAGAAGAAAGCAGAATTTGAAGCTAAAGTAACTGAACTTTATGAGAAGTTGGCAGCTGAGATCAAG GCTTTAATCAAGGAGCCAAAGCCCGCAGGACTCAAGAAGCATTCGGCTGCTGTCGACAAGTTCCTTGAGGAACTTTCAAGCTTTG AATTTCCTGGATCAAAGCCAGCTTATGAAGCAAGTACAAAGTATGGGGCAACCTATGTTTCAGGACCAATATTCTATGTATTTGAGAAGGTGTCGACATATGTTGTGGTAGAAGAGAAGAAGGAAGAGGAAGTTCCAGCAGCAGAGGCACCTCCAGCAGCAACGACAACTGAAGAAACAAGCGGAACggagaaggagaaggagataGCTGTTGAAGAGGAAAAGAAAGAAGTTGCTGCTGAGGCCGTGGCAGAGCCTGAGAAAACAACCGAGGCAGCTCCTGCGGAACCACCAAAGGCCGAAGAATGTGCACCAGCTGAGCCACCCAAGCCATAA